Proteins found in one Paenibacillus wynnii genomic segment:
- the cysK gene encoding cysteine synthase A, with protein sequence MKHKVVNNITELIGDTPVVRLNRLTGPGDAELYVKLEYFNPSGSVKDRAAYNLIHRAEKDGLLKPGGTIIEPTSGNTGIGLAMNAAAKGYRAILVMPDNMTKERINILKAYGADVVLTPAAERMPGAIAKALELGREVENSFIPQQFENKANPDIHRTTTAIEILEQMEGKLDVFVATSGTGGTITGTGEVLREHLPQIRILVVEPQGSPVLSGGEPGPHKLVGTSPGFVPAILNTSVYDEIIQVTDQDALDTVRAMAAHEGILIGPSGGAAVWTALQEARRIGAGKKVLCIAPDTGERYLSMDIF encoded by the coding sequence ATGAAGCACAAAGTAGTCAACAATATTACGGAGCTGATCGGGGATACACCTGTCGTACGCTTGAACCGTTTAACTGGACCCGGTGATGCTGAACTATATGTTAAGCTGGAGTACTTCAACCCAAGTGGCAGCGTTAAGGACCGTGCGGCTTACAATCTGATTCACCGGGCTGAAAAGGATGGCCTATTAAAGCCGGGCGGTACTATTATTGAACCGACAAGTGGAAATACTGGAATAGGGCTGGCTATGAATGCGGCGGCTAAGGGGTACCGGGCCATTTTAGTGATGCCTGACAATATGACAAAGGAACGGATTAATATTCTAAAAGCATACGGTGCTGATGTCGTGCTCACTCCTGCAGCAGAACGTATGCCCGGGGCAATTGCCAAGGCGCTTGAGCTCGGACGGGAGGTAGAGAACAGTTTTATCCCACAACAGTTTGAGAATAAAGCTAACCCTGATATTCACCGGACAACGACCGCAATAGAGATATTGGAGCAGATGGAGGGGAAGCTGGATGTATTCGTTGCTACTTCAGGAACGGGTGGCACCATAACAGGAACGGGTGAAGTCCTACGGGAGCATTTGCCGCAGATTCGTATTCTGGTTGTGGAGCCGCAGGGATCACCGGTACTATCAGGCGGAGAGCCTGGGCCGCATAAGCTTGTGGGAACGAGTCCAGGGTTTGTACCTGCGATTCTGAATACAAGCGTATATGATGAAATTATTCAAGTGACTGACCAAGATGCACTGGACACGGTCCGAGCAATGGCTGCACATGAAGGAATCCTGATAGGGCCATCGGGTGGAGCCGCTGTATGGACTGCATTACAGGAAGCACGGCGTATAGGGGCCGGTAAAAAGGTACTTTGCATCGCTCCGGATACAGGGGAACGTTATCTCAGCATGGATATATTTTAA
- a CDS encoding BclA C-terminal domain-containing protein, protein MGRTEYKKSIKKRDLSLKKRKPSKKKCSARSKGCNEIIVKRQIVRVNITPEAIAAGAIGAIGAAGAIGAAGVVGATGGLGAAGVVGALGAAGALGAAGALGATGALGAAGVAGALGAAGALGATGALGAAGVAGALGAAGALGAAGALGATGALGAVGPAGLAGLAGLIGPAGAIGPVGPVGPAGVVGPGGIAGPPGPVGPAGPIGLAGPAGPAGAAGPTGATGSPGPAGATGAAGATGATGAAGGLSQYGYIYNLASRVVPIEADVIFDTNGILTPGITHAPGTTEIMVTDAGIYEVNFSVSGVEPNQFGLFQNGVLVAGTIYGSGAGTQQNTGQVIIALASGDVLTLRNHSSSAAVTLQSLAGGTQANVNASILIKKLS, encoded by the coding sequence ATGGGGCGTACTGAGTATAAGAAGAGTATCAAAAAACGCGATTTATCGTTGAAGAAAAGAAAGCCTTCCAAGAAAAAGTGCTCCGCAAGAAGCAAAGGTTGTAATGAGATTATCGTCAAAAGGCAAATTGTACGTGTTAATATTACTCCAGAAGCTATAGCAGCAGGTGCAATAGGAGCCATAGGAGCAGCAGGAGCCATAGGTGCTGCAGGGGTAGTTGGCGCCACCGGAGGATTAGGAGCAGCAGGTGTTGTCGGGGCTTTGGGGGCAGCTGGAGCCTTAGGAGCGGCGGGTGCATTAGGTGCCACCGGAGCTTTGGGAGCAGCAGGTGTAGCTGGAGCTTTGGGAGCAGCCGGAGCATTAGGTGCCACCGGAGCTTTGGGGGCAGCAGGTGTAGCTGGAGCTTTGGGAGCAGCCGGAGCTTTAGGAGCGGCTGGAGCATTAGGTGCCACCGGAGCCTTGGGGGCGGTCGGACCCGCAGGATTAGCGGGATTAGCCGGACTTATTGGACCCGCAGGTGCTATAGGCCCTGTAGGTCCAGTAGGTCCCGCGGGAGTCGTAGGACCTGGTGGGATCGCAGGTCCTCCAGGTCCAGTAGGTCCTGCCGGACCTATAGGGTTAGCTGGTCCTGCCGGACCAGCGGGTGCAGCAGGGCCTACCGGGGCTACTGGATCTCCGGGACCCGCAGGTGCCACAGGAGCAGCCGGAGCAACGGGAGCAACGGGAGCAGCAGGTGGATTATCCCAGTATGGGTACATTTATAACTTGGCATCCCGAGTAGTTCCGATCGAGGCTGATGTAATTTTTGATACGAACGGTATTCTTACACCCGGAATAACACATGCACCGGGGACTACTGAAATAATGGTTACCGATGCGGGTATTTATGAGGTTAATTTTTCAGTATCGGGAGTAGAACCTAACCAATTTGGATTATTTCAAAATGGGGTACTCGTAGCTGGAACGATATACGGTTCAGGAGCTGGTACTCAGCAAAACACGGGGCAGGTTATAATTGCTCTAGCTTCCGGGGATGTACTGACCTTGCGGAACCATAGCTCATCTGCAGCGGTTACCCTGCAGTCTTTGGCTGGAGGAACCCAAGCAAACGTAAATGCTTCAATTCTTATAAAAAAACTAAGTTAA
- a CDS encoding methyltransferase domain-containing protein, producing the protein MSGAEPKLDLDRIVFIGRTFDEYMRMFDLRQEELTGRRILDCPAGACSFIAKANPLGADATAADIAYFHSPEILAQKGLQDIEHAMYQLDKVQDNFVWEYFKSIDGLRKIRIEALTDSIQDRRSASERYIPAVLPELPFRDQEFDLTLSAHFLFMYGDRLDYDFHMQTLKELMRVTKEEIRIFPLVDLSSQRYEHLDPLIEHIVSQGWTVEEIEVPYEFQKGANHMLRIRRMNSHT; encoded by the coding sequence ATGAGTGGAGCAGAGCCTAAGCTGGATTTAGACCGGATCGTGTTCATAGGAAGAACTTTTGATGAGTATATGCGGATGTTTGATCTGAGGCAGGAGGAATTGACGGGACGAAGAATACTCGATTGTCCGGCGGGTGCCTGTTCATTCATAGCTAAGGCCAATCCTCTGGGCGCTGATGCAACCGCCGCTGACATTGCCTATTTCCATTCTCCGGAAATCCTGGCCCAAAAGGGCTTACAGGATATAGAGCATGCTATGTATCAGTTGGATAAGGTGCAAGACAACTTTGTATGGGAGTATTTTAAGTCGATTGACGGCTTAAGAAAGATAAGGATAGAAGCACTAACGGACAGTATACAGGATCGTAGGTCCGCTTCAGAGCGCTATATTCCTGCAGTACTGCCTGAGCTGCCATTCCGTGATCAAGAATTCGATTTGACGCTATCGGCGCATTTTTTATTTATGTACGGGGATCGTCTGGATTATGATTTTCATATGCAAACCCTTAAGGAACTGATGCGTGTAACAAAAGAAGAAATTCGTATTTTTCCTTTAGTGGATTTATCCAGCCAGAGATATGAACATTTAGACCCTTTAATTGAGCATATAGTTAGCCAAGGCTGGACTGTTGAAGAAATAGAGGTTCCATATGAATTTCAAAAGGGAGCCAATCACATGTTAAGAATTAGAAGGATGAATTCACACACGTAA
- a CDS encoding EFR1 family ferrodoxin (N-terminal region resembles flavodoxins. C-terminal ferrodoxin region binds two 4Fe-4S clusters.): MQNRKAAIFYFSGTGNTEIIAKRIADALERKDQRPDLFRMENILKGQQSVDYEAYGLIGIGHPVLGFGASGIVERFAEQLPDSAGTSTFVFKTASSPHYVNHGASNTVIRCLRNKGYNTFHNSIFAMPCNFFMKYDDRLNKQLYKTALHKVEILAEEVLCRTPKVLRIHPVLEKTLKMVYYFEDAHGGKVFAKGLKITASCTLCLKCVRDCPTSNIAEGKDGISFGQECIWCMRCIYSCPRKAIQATKIRSCVVEPYTGGPALYKLLEDPGNDGQFVNDRSTGYYKHFIDYIKEDDSL; this comes from the coding sequence ATGCAGAATCGGAAGGCAGCTATCTTTTATTTCTCAGGTACAGGCAATACGGAGATCATTGCCAAGCGCATAGCGGATGCATTAGAACGAAAGGATCAAAGGCCGGATTTGTTTAGAATGGAGAACATTCTTAAGGGTCAGCAATCTGTAGACTATGAAGCATATGGTCTTATCGGAATAGGTCATCCTGTCCTTGGATTCGGTGCCTCCGGTATTGTCGAACGTTTTGCAGAGCAATTACCTGATAGCGCCGGGACCTCTACTTTTGTGTTCAAGACTGCCTCCTCCCCGCATTACGTTAATCATGGAGCTTCGAACACGGTTATTCGATGCTTGCGAAATAAAGGTTATAATACCTTTCATAATTCCATCTTTGCGATGCCCTGCAACTTTTTTATGAAGTATGATGATCGGTTGAATAAACAGCTCTACAAGACGGCGCTGCATAAGGTGGAAATCTTGGCAGAGGAAGTCCTATGTCGAACGCCAAAAGTATTGCGAATCCATCCAGTTCTTGAGAAAACACTAAAAATGGTATATTACTTTGAGGATGCTCATGGAGGTAAGGTTTTTGCAAAAGGATTGAAGATTACAGCTTCTTGTACACTATGCCTGAAATGTGTTAGAGACTGTCCTACATCTAATATTGCAGAAGGCAAGGACGGGATTTCCTTCGGACAAGAATGCATCTGGTGCATGCGCTGTATCTATTCATGTCCACGCAAAGCCATTCAAGCGACAAAGATTCGCTCTTGCGTAGTTGAGCCTTACACTGGCGGCCCTGCTCTGTATAAATTATTAGAAGATCCGGGTAATGACGGTCAATTTGTAAATGATCGATCCACAGGGTATTATAAGCATTTTATTGACTACATAAAGGAAGATGATAGCTTATAA
- a CDS encoding alpha-galactosidase, whose amino-acid sequence MGIQYNSKERIFHLQSKETSYVIQLLHVGVPVHVYWGRKIRSGGLSTILQRAERCSFSPSPFPEDMTISYDTLPQEYPAYGVGDFRHPAYQIQAENGTTASEAIYDKHRIYKGKPSLEGLPSTYAEHEDEAETLELELFDATAGMRIILSYTVFNELNAITRSVRFVNEGTDSLKLLRGLSMSIDFRDSNYDMLHLSGSWARERYMERRALASGMQGVESRRGASSHGHNPFVALLSKGADEDHGDVYGVSLVYSGNFSAQVEVEPYQTARLSIGINPFDFNWLLEAGQSFQTPEAVLVFSADGIGSMSRTYHKLYRTRLCRGTFRDQTRPVLVNNWEATYFDFNADKIEDIARAGSELGLELFVLDDGWFGHRDDDKTSLGDWFVDPKKLPDGLDDLARRVNNLDMQFGLWFEPEMISPDSELYRQHPDWCLHVPNRRRTVGRMQLVLDFSREDVCQAIGDRIADVLRSAPITYVKWDMNRNMTEIGSALLPSERQRETAHRYILGLYGVLERITSEFPNVLFESCSGGGGRFDPGMLYYMPQTWTSDNTDAISRLKIQYGTSIVYPLSSMGSHVSAIPNHQVHRNTSLELRGHIAMSGNFGYELDLTKFSEEEKEIVRGQVALYKELRSLVQFGDQYRLLSPFEGNETSWLIVSEDKSEAVVVYARVLAEPNDPLHHLRLKGLDPEADYEWVEGGGIYGGDHLMYAGLPLPDLHGDFQSVLWRFKKV is encoded by the coding sequence ATGGGAATACAATATAACTCTAAGGAACGTATCTTTCATCTACAAAGTAAAGAAACCAGCTATGTTATTCAGCTTCTCCATGTGGGAGTACCAGTACATGTATATTGGGGTAGGAAAATCCGATCAGGAGGACTGTCCACCATCCTGCAACGCGCAGAAAGATGCTCATTCTCCCCAAGTCCTTTTCCGGAGGATATGACGATCTCCTATGATACATTACCGCAGGAATACCCTGCTTACGGCGTTGGAGATTTTCGTCACCCCGCCTATCAGATTCAAGCCGAGAACGGAACTACTGCTTCTGAAGCTATTTACGATAAGCACCGGATTTACAAAGGCAAACCTTCGCTAGAAGGACTTCCTTCTACTTATGCTGAGCATGAGGATGAAGCAGAAACGCTGGAGTTGGAGTTGTTCGATGCTACGGCAGGGATGCGTATTATTTTATCCTATACTGTGTTTAATGAATTGAATGCAATCACTCGTTCTGTTCGATTTGTGAATGAAGGAACGGATTCCCTGAAATTGTTGCGTGGTCTTAGTATGAGCATTGATTTCCGTGATTCTAACTACGATATGCTACATTTGTCGGGTTCATGGGCACGGGAAAGATATATGGAGCGAAGAGCACTGGCTTCAGGAATGCAAGGCGTTGAAAGTCGCAGAGGGGCAAGCAGTCATGGTCATAATCCGTTTGTAGCGCTTCTCTCTAAAGGTGCTGATGAAGATCATGGTGATGTGTACGGAGTAAGTCTTGTATATAGCGGTAATTTCTCCGCGCAAGTAGAGGTGGAACCGTATCAAACTGCCCGTCTGTCGATCGGAATTAACCCATTTGATTTCAACTGGCTGCTCGAAGCGGGACAGTCATTCCAGACTCCAGAAGCTGTTCTGGTATTCTCAGCTGACGGAATCGGCTCTATGTCCAGAACCTATCATAAATTATATCGTACCCGCCTATGCCGCGGCACCTTCCGTGACCAGACTCGTCCAGTCTTGGTTAACAACTGGGAAGCGACTTATTTTGACTTTAACGCTGACAAAATAGAGGATATTGCCCGGGCCGGCAGTGAGCTCGGCTTGGAGTTATTTGTTCTCGACGATGGCTGGTTTGGTCACAGAGATGATGACAAAACTTCACTGGGTGACTGGTTCGTGGATCCTAAGAAACTACCGGACGGATTGGATGATTTGGCACGACGGGTGAATAACTTGGACATGCAGTTCGGCCTTTGGTTCGAGCCTGAGATGATTTCACCGGATAGTGAGTTGTACCGCCAGCACCCCGATTGGTGCTTGCATGTCCCTAACCGCCGCAGAACGGTAGGCCGGATGCAGCTTGTTCTTGATTTCTCGCGTGAGGATGTATGTCAAGCAATTGGCGATCGTATTGCCGATGTTCTGCGCAGCGCACCGATCACTTATGTGAAATGGGATATGAACCGGAATATGACGGAGATTGGTTCAGCACTGTTGCCTTCAGAAAGACAACGGGAGACAGCTCATCGTTATATTTTAGGTCTCTACGGCGTGCTTGAACGGATCACTTCTGAATTCCCTAATGTGTTATTTGAGAGCTGTTCGGGAGGCGGTGGCCGCTTTGATCCAGGCATGCTGTATTATATGCCGCAAACGTGGACAAGTGATAATACGGATGCAATCAGCCGACTGAAAATTCAGTATGGCACAAGTATTGTTTATCCGCTAAGCTCCATGGGCAGTCATGTATCAGCTATACCGAACCATCAGGTTCATCGGAATACTTCCCTTGAGCTGCGGGGCCATATTGCAATGTCTGGAAATTTCGGGTATGAGTTGGACTTAACGAAGTTCTCCGAAGAGGAGAAAGAAATTGTACGCGGGCAGGTAGCACTGTATAAAGAGCTGCGCAGCCTCGTTCAATTCGGTGATCAGTATAGACTTCTTAGTCCATTTGAAGGCAATGAAACCTCTTGGCTAATTGTCTCCGAAGATAAGTCGGAAGCCGTTGTCGTATATGCCCGGGTACTGGCTGAGCCTAATGATCCTTTGCATCATTTGCGTCTTAAGGGTCTCGACCCGGAAGCTGACTATGAGTGGGTTGAAGGGGGAGGCATCTACGGTGGAGATCACTTGATGTATGCCGGACTTCCGCTCCCGGATCTTCACGGGGACTTCCAAAGTGTACTGTGGCGGTTCAAGAAGGTGTAA
- the ltrA gene encoding group II intron reverse transcriptase/maturase: MLDQMLSRENLLQALKRVESNKGSHGVDGMSVKSLREHIVQNWQNLRQAIEEGTYEPSPVRRVEIPKPNGGGVRKLGIPTVTDRMLQQAIAQILTPLFDPQFSEYSYGFRPKRRGHDAVSKARTFMKEGYRFVVDLDLEKFFDRVNHDRLMMKISEKVKDKKVLLLIRKYLQSGVMENGLVKPTTEGAPQGGPLSPLLSNIVLDELDKELEKRGHRFVRYADDCNIYVKTSRAGERVKASVTRFIETRLKLKVNQAKSAVDRPWKRKFLGFSYSKDKEPKVRIAKQSLQKAKVRIREITSRKKSMKMEERMKELNHYLMGWCGYFSLADTPSIFQRMDAWVRRRLRMCLWKQWKNPRTKVKRLISLGMPKDKAYEWGSTRKGYWRIAGSPILSRALNNQYWEANGLKSLMDRYHSLRNIS; the protein is encoded by the coding sequence ATGTTGGATCAGATGCTGTCACGGGAAAATCTTCTACAAGCGTTAAAGCGTGTCGAATCTAATAAAGGAAGCCATGGTGTAGATGGAATGTCCGTAAAATCCTTACGCGAACACATCGTACAAAACTGGCAGAACTTGCGGCAAGCGATAGAAGAGGGAACCTATGAGCCGAGCCCCGTACGTCGGGTCGAAATCCCGAAACCGAATGGCGGAGGTGTCAGGAAGTTAGGCATTCCTACCGTGACAGACCGAATGCTCCAGCAAGCGATCGCTCAGATATTAACTCCATTGTTCGATCCACAGTTTTCCGAGTACAGTTATGGATTTCGCCCCAAACGGCGGGGACATGATGCCGTAAGTAAAGCCAGAACATTCATGAAAGAAGGATATCGATTCGTAGTTGATTTGGACTTGGAGAAATTCTTTGATCGCGTCAACCATGACCGTCTAATGATGAAGATTTCGGAGAAAGTGAAGGACAAGAAAGTTCTTCTGCTTATACGTAAATACCTTCAGTCGGGCGTGATGGAAAACGGGTTAGTAAAGCCGACTACGGAAGGCGCGCCACAAGGCGGTCCTTTGAGTCCGTTATTATCCAACATCGTCTTGGACGAATTGGACAAGGAATTAGAGAAACGTGGACACCGCTTCGTCCGCTATGCGGACGACTGCAATATCTATGTGAAAACGTCAAGAGCAGGCGAACGAGTCAAGGCATCCGTCACCCGATTCATCGAGACGAGGCTAAAATTGAAGGTGAACCAAGCCAAGAGCGCGGTAGACCGTCCATGGAAACGGAAGTTTCTAGGGTTTAGTTATAGCAAAGACAAAGAGCCGAAAGTGAGAATTGCAAAGCAGTCCTTACAGAAAGCAAAGGTCAGAATTCGAGAGATAACCTCCCGAAAGAAATCAATGAAGATGGAAGAGCGAATGAAGGAACTAAACCACTATCTTATGGGATGGTGCGGGTACTTCTCGCTTGCGGATACGCCAAGTATCTTTCAAAGGATGGACGCGTGGGTTCGAAGAAGGCTAAGAATGTGCCTATGGAAGCAATGGAAGAACCCAAGAACCAAAGTCAAAAGGCTAATATCCTTGGGTATGCCCAAGGATAAAGCCTATGAGTGGGGGAGTACCCGAAAAGGGTATTGGCGAATTGCAGGGAGTCCAATTTTGTCACGAGCATTGAATAACCAATACTGGGAAGCCAATGGACTCAAGAGCTTAATGGACAGATACCACTCCTTACGGAATATTTCATGA
- a CDS encoding nitroreductase family protein, whose translation MSTFTDLVQSRRSANNFVEGIKIPRNELEDMFSQARLAPSAYNLQHTHYKVIADENVKEEIRNGAYGQYKIHSASAVIAVLGDKHAYLQAPEIYGGLKMLGAMTEEQFDQTIESINNAYIGNDTFQREDAIRNASLSAMQFMLIAKDKGWDTCPMIGFDPEAIKATLQLPENLVPVMLITIGKDNQHKIRPRGYRKPVNEFVEFIGV comes from the coding sequence ATGAGTACTTTTACAGATTTAGTTCAATCCCGCAGATCTGCTAATAATTTTGTGGAGGGCATCAAGATCCCTCGTAATGAGTTGGAAGATATGTTCTCACAAGCACGGCTAGCACCCTCGGCCTATAATCTTCAACATACACATTACAAAGTCATAGCTGACGAGAATGTAAAAGAAGAGATTCGCAACGGAGCTTACGGCCAATATAAAATCCATTCGGCCTCCGCAGTCATTGCAGTGCTCGGGGATAAGCATGCTTATCTGCAAGCACCTGAAATTTACGGCGGACTTAAGATGCTCGGAGCTATGACAGAGGAGCAATTTGATCAAACCATCGAATCCATTAACAACGCCTACATAGGAAATGACACCTTCCAACGTGAAGATGCCATCCGTAATGCCTCGCTCTCTGCCATGCAGTTCATGCTCATTGCCAAGGATAAAGGCTGGGATACTTGCCCGATGATCGGCTTCGATCCGGAAGCCATTAAGGCGACATTACAGCTGCCTGAGAATCTTGTTCCTGTCATGCTTATCACCATCGGCAAAGATAACCAACACAAGATCAGACCCCGCGGATACCGCAAGCCTGTGAATGAATTCGTAGAATTTATAGGTGTATAA
- a CDS encoding SGNH/GDSL hydrolase family protein translates to MTFKPNDVVLFQGDSITDWGRNYEDASSLGVGYALMVAARMGHMYPEKNLTFINRGIGGNRVVDLQERWDKDCLDLKPTWVSIYIGINDTWRRMDSGEETTAEQFEATYRDLIERTRETLDAKLVLIEPFVLPVPEDRKGWRTDLDPKIHIVRELAREYGAVLVPLDGLFAAASVKAESSYWAPDGVHPSPAGHALIADAWLRAVGVIS, encoded by the coding sequence ATGACTTTTAAGCCAAATGACGTTGTATTATTTCAAGGAGACAGTATTACAGATTGGGGACGTAATTATGAAGACGCTTCCTCCCTGGGTGTAGGTTATGCACTGATGGTTGCCGCGCGTATGGGGCATATGTATCCTGAGAAGAATCTTACTTTTATTAACCGCGGTATCGGCGGCAATCGTGTGGTGGATCTGCAAGAGCGCTGGGACAAGGATTGTCTGGATTTGAAACCGACATGGGTATCTATATATATTGGAATAAACGATACCTGGCGCCGCATGGATTCCGGGGAAGAAACTACGGCGGAGCAGTTCGAAGCTACCTATCGGGATTTGATTGAGCGCACACGGGAAACTCTCGATGCCAAGCTGGTTCTTATTGAACCGTTTGTTCTGCCCGTACCAGAGGATCGCAAGGGATGGCGTACGGATCTTGATCCTAAGATACATATTGTGCGTGAACTGGCACGTGAGTATGGTGCAGTCCTTGTTCCGCTTGATGGATTATTTGCTGCGGCTTCTGTCAAAGCGGAGTCCTCCTATTGGGCACCAGACGGTGTTCATCCCTCTCCGGCAGGTCATGCCCTTATTGCTGATGCTTGGCTGAGAGCCGTTGGTGTAATTAGTTAA
- the map gene encoding type I methionyl aminopeptidase, translated as MICNTPLDLEGLQAIGKVVGYTIAEMKKKAAPGMTTAELDQFGAKILEQFGAISAPKKTYDFPGSTCISINEEVAHGIPGSRVIAAGDLINIDVSAELFGYFGDAGESFQLPPYDDKILHLCRNTEETMMSVINHLRAGMKVNEIGRVMEREARERGYNIVRNLCSHGIGKSLHEKPFEILPYYNSRDNAVLKEGQVITIEPFLSTGEDYVQQQSDGWTLSVADNSRVAQFEHTIIVTKDAPIILTSA; from the coding sequence ATGATTTGCAATACACCCCTAGATTTAGAAGGTCTACAAGCCATAGGGAAAGTGGTAGGCTATACGATTGCCGAGATGAAGAAGAAAGCAGCGCCAGGTATGACAACTGCGGAGCTCGATCAGTTTGGGGCAAAGATATTGGAGCAATTCGGTGCGATATCCGCTCCCAAGAAAACGTACGACTTCCCGGGAAGCACTTGTATAAGCATTAATGAAGAGGTGGCCCATGGAATTCCGGGATCAAGAGTCATTGCAGCGGGAGATCTGATTAATATTGATGTATCTGCTGAACTGTTTGGTTACTTTGGGGATGCAGGGGAGTCATTTCAGCTTCCGCCCTACGATGATAAGATTCTGCATCTGTGCCGTAATACTGAAGAAACTATGATGAGCGTGATCAACCATCTTAGAGCAGGGATGAAGGTCAACGAGATCGGCAGAGTGATGGAACGGGAAGCCCGTGAAAGAGGCTATAACATTGTGCGGAACCTGTGCAGCCATGGAATCGGCAAGTCATTGCACGAGAAGCCGTTTGAAATCCTACCCTACTATAATTCGCGTGACAACGCTGTACTGAAGGAGGGCCAAGTGATTACAATAGAACCCTTCTTATCTACCGGGGAAGATTATGTGCAGCAGCAGTCGGACGGATGGACACTCAGCGTAGCGGATAATAGCCGGGTAGCGCAGTTTGAGCATACCATTATCGTTACGAAGGATGCGCCGATTATTTTGACAAGTGCTTGA
- a CDS encoding Rrf2 family transcriptional regulator — MNISTRFAVAIHILTLLDQNKEGKSTSEWIAGSVNTNPVVIRRITGMLKEAGLVHVRPGVAGAKLARSSAEITLLQIYKAVHAVEEDSLFSIHEHPNPSCPVGKNIAGAIVPVFSLAQKAMEHVLHEVTLQQIVNEIPSN; from the coding sequence ATGAACATCAGCACTCGGTTTGCGGTTGCTATCCATATCTTAACGCTACTGGATCAAAATAAAGAAGGCAAAAGTACCTCCGAATGGATTGCCGGCAGTGTAAATACAAATCCCGTCGTGATAAGACGTATTACGGGCATGCTGAAGGAAGCAGGTCTGGTTCATGTTCGCCCTGGAGTGGCAGGAGCCAAGCTTGCGCGTAGCTCAGCCGAGATTACTCTTCTTCAGATTTATAAGGCAGTTCATGCAGTAGAAGAGGATTCCTTGTTCTCTATACATGAGCACCCCAATCCGTCATGTCCGGTAGGTAAGAATATTGCCGGAGCTATTGTACCTGTATTCTCACTGGCGCAGAAAGCCATGGAGCATGTTCTTCATGAGGTTACCCTTCAGCAGATTGTGAATGAAATCCCTTCAAATTAA